A genomic window from Coregonus clupeaformis isolate EN_2021a unplaced genomic scaffold, ASM2061545v1 scaf0066, whole genome shotgun sequence includes:
- the LOC123483296 gene encoding beta-2-glycoprotein 1-like isoform X1 yields the protein MAPSLVLLLICLLALYTPVTSKKECGRPPLIDGMEPEGHQRVYSPGDKVVLSCKRGYTPTSGSRTIICTASGDWSESRLKCSTMRCSFPKALDHGDMEFVDIVYQSTINYTCHEGYTLQGASRIECLDDGQWSEPPPKCTPVTCGLPPIPKNGRMVYDRKFTGNTTVFGFGGTYECFPPLALIGNERGSCSTNGNWTEPPECKFVTCSAPTGINNGYMTINDKREHGFKETVRYGCNIDYVLDGPVEIECLKTGNWSIKPVCRAPCKVGIKRGRILYNGRKFWIKDFEPNKISHTDVILVYCMNKEKKCGYAVSTQCIDGKLKIPECFEEPSDVTYKFNYKSLPSEIAQC from the exons ATGGCACCAAGTCTGGTTTTGCTGCTGATCTGTCTGCTTGCCTTGTATACACCAGTGACATCCAAGAAAG AATGTGGCCGCCCGCCCCTGATTGACGGTATGGAACCGGAGGGGCACCAGAGGGTGTACTCCCCCGGAGACAAGGTGGTGCTGTCGTGTAAACGTGGATATACACCCACCTCAGGCTCTCGCACAATAATCTGCACTGCTAGCGGAGACTGGTCCGAGTCTAGACTCAAGTGCTCAA CAATGAgatgctctttcccaaaagcacTAGACCATGGAGACATGGAGTTTGTGGACATTGTCTACCAGAGTACCATCAACTACACCTGCCATGAGGG GTATACCTTGCAAGGTGCCAGTAGGATTGAGTGCTTGGATGACGGACAATGGAGTGAGCCACCACCGAAGTGTACAC CGGTGACATGTGGTCTTCCTCCAATACCGAAAAATGGGAGAATGGTCTACGACAGAAAGTTCACAGGCAACACGACTGTGTTTGGTTTTGGGGGGACCTACGAGTGTTTCCCTCCACTTGCCCTCATAGGCAATGAGAGGGGATCGTGCAGCACTAACGGAAACTGGACTGAGCCACCAGAATGTAAAT TTGTGACCTGTTCAGCTCCAACAGGCATCAACAACGGCTACATGACTATTAATGATAAGAGGGAGCACGGCTTCAAGGAGACTGTCAGATATGGATGTAACATAGACTATGTCCTGGATGGGCCTGTGGAGATCGAATGTCTCAAAACAGGGAATTGGTCAATAAAGCCAGTTTGCAGGG CTCCATGCAAGGTAGGTATTAAAAGAGGACGCATCCTTTACAATGGAAGGAAATTTTGGATAAAGGATTTCGAGCCCAATAAAATCTCGCATACGGACGTCATCTTGGTCTACTGTATGAACAAGGAGAAGAAGTGTGGCTATGCAGTGTCAACCCAGTGCATCGATGGAAAACTCAAGATCCCCGAATGCTTTGAAG AACCAAGTGATGTGACATATAAATTTAACTATAAGTCCCTGCCATCTGAGATAGCCCAGTGCTGA
- the LOC123483296 gene encoding beta-2-glycoprotein 1-like isoform X2 — protein sequence MAPSLVLLLICLLALYTPVTSKKECGRPPLIDGMEPEGHQRVYSPGDKVVLSCKRGYTPTSGSRTIICTASGDWSESRLKCSTMRCSFPKALDHGDMEFVDIVYQSTINYTCHEGYTLQGASRIECLDDGQWSEPPPKCTLVTCSAPTGINNGYMTINDKREHGFKETVRYGCNIDYVLDGPVEIECLKTGNWSIKPVCRAPCKVGIKRGRILYNGRKFWIKDFEPNKISHTDVILVYCMNKEKKCGYAVSTQCIDGKLKIPECFEEPSDVTYKFNYKSLPSEIAQC from the exons ATGGCACCAAGTCTGGTTTTGCTGCTGATCTGTCTGCTTGCCTTGTATACACCAGTGACATCCAAGAAAG AATGTGGCCGCCCGCCCCTGATTGACGGTATGGAACCGGAGGGGCACCAGAGGGTGTACTCCCCCGGAGACAAGGTGGTGCTGTCGTGTAAACGTGGATATACACCCACCTCAGGCTCTCGCACAATAATCTGCACTGCTAGCGGAGACTGGTCCGAGTCTAGACTCAAGTGCTCAA CAATGAgatgctctttcccaaaagcacTAGACCATGGAGACATGGAGTTTGTGGACATTGTCTACCAGAGTACCATCAACTACACCTGCCATGAGGG GTATACCTTGCAAGGTGCCAGTAGGATTGAGTGCTTGGATGACGGACAATGGAGTGAGCCACCACCGAAGTGTACAC TTGTGACCTGTTCAGCTCCAACAGGCATCAACAACGGCTACATGACTATTAATGATAAGAGGGAGCACGGCTTCAAGGAGACTGTCAGATATGGATGTAACATAGACTATGTCCTGGATGGGCCTGTGGAGATCGAATGTCTCAAAACAGGGAATTGGTCAATAAAGCCAGTTTGCAGGG CTCCATGCAAGGTAGGTATTAAAAGAGGACGCATCCTTTACAATGGAAGGAAATTTTGGATAAAGGATTTCGAGCCCAATAAAATCTCGCATACGGACGTCATCTTGGTCTACTGTATGAACAAGGAGAAGAAGTGTGGCTATGCAGTGTCAACCCAGTGCATCGATGGAAAACTCAAGATCCCCGAATGCTTTGAAG AACCAAGTGATGTGACATATAAATTTAACTATAAGTCCCTGCCATCTGAGATAGCCCAGTGCTGA